One segment of Bradyrhizobium sp. CB2312 DNA contains the following:
- a CDS encoding ABC transporter substrate-binding protein, giving the protein MTNAPKIITSRRRLLLGAGAGAVALAAPSVWSPSRAAGKRIVVRDDGGIYTKAYGAVYYRPFTEATGIEVVGVQANAEPVAQIKTMVDTKNYTWDMAKISWPAIQILTTGAKQYLEKHGLEAEPVIKSIPAEYASPYGVATNVYTTVLAYRTDAFKGRKAPQSWADFWNVADFPGRRSVRKHPFDTIEEALMGAGAPTAQVYPCNLDKAFASLDKIKSQVAVWWTSGAQVEQMLTSGEIDLLPTWVSRAQSAQAAGAPVEIVWNQGIWGADNWSILAGTPNADACREFIKFASDPKRQAALVEYFPAGLTQPEAFNYVKPEVAKNCPTYPDNIKAGLKIDAKFWYDNQAAVIERFNSWILA; this is encoded by the coding sequence ATGACCAACGCACCGAAGATCATCACCTCCCGCCGCCGCCTGCTGCTGGGCGCAGGGGCTGGCGCCGTCGCGCTCGCCGCGCCCTCCGTCTGGTCGCCGTCCCGCGCCGCAGGCAAGCGCATCGTCGTGCGCGACGACGGCGGCATCTACACCAAGGCCTACGGTGCCGTGTACTACCGGCCCTTCACCGAGGCGACGGGCATCGAGGTCGTCGGCGTGCAGGCCAATGCCGAGCCGGTCGCCCAGATCAAGACCATGGTCGACACCAAGAACTACACCTGGGACATGGCCAAGATCTCCTGGCCCGCGATCCAGATCCTGACCACCGGCGCCAAGCAATATCTGGAGAAGCACGGCCTCGAAGCCGAGCCCGTCATCAAGTCGATCCCGGCCGAATACGCATCGCCCTACGGCGTTGCCACCAACGTCTACACCACCGTGCTGGCCTATCGCACCGACGCCTTCAAGGGCCGCAAGGCGCCGCAATCCTGGGCCGATTTCTGGAACGTGGCGGATTTCCCCGGACGCCGTTCGGTGCGCAAGCATCCCTTCGACACGATCGAGGAAGCGCTGATGGGCGCGGGCGCGCCGACCGCGCAGGTCTATCCCTGCAATCTCGACAAGGCCTTTGCCTCGCTCGACAAGATCAAGTCGCAGGTCGCCGTGTGGTGGACCAGCGGCGCGCAGGTCGAGCAGATGCTGACCTCTGGTGAGATCGACCTCCTTCCGACCTGGGTGTCGCGCGCGCAGTCCGCGCAGGCGGCCGGTGCGCCCGTCGAGATCGTCTGGAACCAGGGCATCTGGGGTGCCGACAATTGGTCGATCCTCGCCGGCACGCCGAACGCCGATGCCTGTCGCGAGTTCATCAAGTTCGCCTCCGATCCGAAGCGGCAAGCGGCGCTCGTCGAATATTTCCCGGCCGGCCTGACGCAGCCGGAGGCCTTCAACTACGTCAAGCCCGAGGTCGCGAAGAACTGCCCGACCTATCCTGACAACATCAAGGCTGGTCTGAAGATCGACGCGAAGTTCTGGTACGACAACCAGGCCGCCGTCATCGAGCGCTTCAACAGCTGGATCCTGGCTTGA
- a CDS encoding IclR family transcriptional regulator C-terminal domain-containing protein: MARSSRAGGGRPAKAKAAKASTKSAAKATDKADEQRSSLFVGSTEKAFQVLHAFDGPQRYMTLADIARAADLDRSATQRLVYTLETLGYLKRIEGTRNYGLTSKVLQFSHSYLKANDLIDRASPYLLEISRNLGETTNLHELDGHEVVFVARFPGAHLINIDIVIGSRLPTFFTASGTAILSALPEEERLALLERTPLEPLTPFTVTDPKALLERVRVAAQRGYAVIMNETVMGDISVAAPIIDEHGRAVAAINISVPTTRWTKERAEAELAQHVHVAATSISKSKFNRYAA; encoded by the coding sequence ATGGCGCGTAGCAGCCGCGCGGGCGGCGGCCGGCCTGCGAAGGCAAAGGCCGCCAAAGCCAGCACGAAGTCCGCGGCGAAGGCGACGGACAAGGCAGACGAGCAGCGCTCGTCCCTGTTCGTCGGCTCGACCGAGAAGGCGTTCCAGGTCCTGCATGCCTTCGACGGGCCGCAGCGCTACATGACACTGGCCGACATTGCGCGCGCCGCCGATCTTGACCGCAGCGCCACCCAGCGCCTGGTCTACACGCTCGAGACCCTCGGCTATCTCAAGCGGATCGAAGGCACGCGCAATTACGGCCTCACCTCGAAGGTGCTCCAGTTCTCGCACAGCTATCTCAAGGCCAACGATCTGATCGATCGCGCCTCGCCCTATCTGCTCGAGATCAGTCGCAATCTCGGCGAGACGACCAATCTGCACGAGCTGGACGGCCACGAGGTCGTGTTCGTGGCGCGCTTTCCGGGCGCGCATCTGATCAACATCGACATCGTGATCGGCAGCCGGCTGCCGACCTTCTTCACGGCGTCGGGTACCGCAATCCTGTCGGCGTTGCCCGAAGAGGAGCGCCTTGCACTGCTCGAACGCACGCCGCTCGAACCGCTGACACCTTTCACGGTGACCGATCCGAAGGCGCTGCTGGAGCGCGTGCGCGTCGCCGCTCAACGCGGCTACGCCGTCATCATGAACGAGACCGTGATGGGTGACATTTCGGTCGCCGCCCCCATCATCGACGAGCACGGCCGCGCCGTCGCCGCGATCAATATCTCGGTGCCGACGACGCGCTGGACCAAGGAGCGCGCCGAGGCCGAACTGGCGCAGCACGTCCACGTCGCCGCGACCTCGATCTCCAAATCGAAGTTCAACCGCTACGCGGCCTGA
- a CDS encoding glycosyltransferase encodes MTMALTPGLIALGAFMAIVPLLRRDSTMARSFLAVVSLALLLRYLHWRVTSTLPPPRLTADAMTGYPFMLLEAASLVAVALSLLFLSRTRDRTRAARIDGRASDPRAPLIDVFICTYNEERSILERTIIGATGMEYGHYRVWVLDDGRRPWLRRLAGELGCHYLTRPDNRHAKAGNINHALKHVGALPEPPQFVAILDADFVPRPDFLARTISLMDDSSVGVVQTPQHFINSDPIQTNLAATDVWPDEQRYFFDILMPAKDAWGVAFCCGTSSLIRYAGLVQIGGFPTDSVTEDYLVTLRLKEIGLTTVYLNERLTIGLAPEGLKEYITQRARWCLGFMQIVRGRSGPLSRMSKLSFIDRLSLVDAFMSWAAVYTSKVAGLVVPWLFLLFGIKAVQADLTELLRFFLPFYVWHGLSMAWLSQGRSLAMMTDVSQLIAAPAVLKAVAAGLLKPQGHKFKVTAKGGDRDNRFVEWPLLRIYGTALLITLAAIAYAFILHLRGESIAYGGLALAWSLYNAFILTVVCFVCIEQPRKRKAERFHRNEPVLLRQDGKSHLARLADISITGARLIDPDPPRPGSSIACQIYGRSIAAIVVRRTADGFAVRFEEGMDTRVHAIRAFYAGEYVRPYRGVRALPVGKALLMRLFG; translated from the coding sequence GTGACGATGGCGCTGACGCCCGGCCTGATCGCGCTCGGCGCCTTCATGGCGATCGTGCCGCTGCTGAGGCGCGACAGCACGATGGCCCGCTCGTTCCTGGCCGTGGTGTCGCTGGCGCTGCTGCTTCGTTATCTCCATTGGCGCGTGACTTCGACCCTGCCTCCGCCACGCCTGACGGCAGATGCAATGACCGGCTATCCCTTCATGCTGCTGGAGGCCGCCTCACTGGTTGCGGTTGCGCTGTCGCTGCTGTTCCTCAGCCGCACGCGCGACCGCACCAGGGCGGCCAGGATCGACGGCCGCGCCAGCGATCCGCGCGCGCCGCTGATCGACGTGTTCATCTGCACCTACAACGAAGAGCGATCGATCCTCGAGCGCACGATCATCGGCGCCACCGGCATGGAGTACGGCCATTATCGCGTCTGGGTGCTCGACGACGGAAGGCGGCCCTGGCTGCGGCGGCTCGCCGGCGAGCTCGGCTGCCATTACCTGACGCGGCCCGACAACCGCCACGCCAAGGCCGGCAACATCAACCATGCGCTCAAGCATGTCGGCGCGCTGCCGGAGCCGCCGCAATTCGTGGCCATCCTCGATGCGGATTTCGTACCGCGGCCGGACTTCCTGGCCCGAACCATCTCGCTGATGGACGACTCCTCGGTCGGCGTGGTGCAGACGCCGCAGCATTTCATCAATTCCGATCCGATCCAGACCAATCTCGCCGCGACCGACGTCTGGCCCGACGAGCAGCGCTACTTCTTCGACATCCTGATGCCGGCCAAGGACGCCTGGGGCGTCGCCTTCTGCTGCGGCACGTCTTCTCTGATCCGCTACGCCGGGCTGGTGCAGATCGGCGGCTTCCCGACCGACTCCGTCACGGAGGACTATCTCGTCACCCTGCGCCTGAAGGAAATCGGCCTCACCACGGTCTATCTCAACGAACGGCTGACGATCGGGCTCGCACCGGAGGGGCTGAAGGAATACATCACCCAGCGCGCCCGCTGGTGTCTCGGCTTCATGCAGATCGTCCGCGGCCGCAGCGGACCGCTTTCACGAATGTCAAAACTCTCCTTCATCGATCGCCTCTCGCTGGTCGACGCCTTCATGAGCTGGGCCGCGGTTTACACCTCGAAGGTCGCGGGTCTCGTCGTGCCCTGGCTGTTCCTGCTGTTCGGCATCAAGGCGGTACAGGCCGACCTCACCGAGCTGCTCCGCTTCTTCCTGCCGTTCTACGTCTGGCACGGACTCAGCATGGCCTGGCTGTCGCAGGGACGTTCGCTCGCGATGATGACCGACGTCTCGCAACTGATCGCCGCGCCCGCGGTGCTGAAGGCGGTGGCGGCCGGCCTGCTGAAGCCGCAGGGGCACAAATTCAAGGTCACCGCGAAAGGCGGCGACCGCGACAACAGGTTCGTCGAATGGCCGCTGCTGCGAATTTACGGCACTGCGCTCCTCATCACCCTCGCGGCCATCGCCTACGCTTTCATCCTGCATCTGCGCGGCGAGAGCATCGCCTATGGCGGGCTGGCGCTGGCCTGGAGTCTCTACAACGCATTCATCCTCACCGTGGTCTGCTTCGTCTGCATCGAGCAGCCGCGCAAGCGCAAGGCGGAACGCTTTCACCGCAACGAACCCGTGCTGCTGCGCCAGGACGGCAAGTCGCATCTGGCGCGGCTTGCCGACATTTCCATCACCGGCGCCCGGCTGATCGATCCCGATCCACCGCGTCCCGGCAGCTCGATCGCGTGCCAGATCTATGGCCGCTCGATCGCGGCCATCGTGGTGCGGCGGACGGCGGACGGTTTTGCGGTTCGCTTCGAGGAGGGCATGGATACGCGTGTGCACGCGATCCGGGCGTTCTATGCCGGCGAATATGTGCGCCCCTACCGGGGCGTGCGGGCGCTCCCGGTCGGCAAGGCACTCTTGATGCGACTGTTTGGCTAG
- a CDS encoding ABC transporter permease subunit, with product MAALRTISRRLAWTRAAMGAPLILLLVLFLVYPVGQLLLLSVYGDNGFTLAQYRQLFASSVYLDVLLITLKISLVTTLVCIATGYPIAYLISVAGKDRKTTLLFWVLLSFWTSFLVRAFAWIVLLGRNGVINKTLISLGIISSPASLLYNFGSVLVGMVNALLPLAVLTMLSVMENIDRTLPRAAATLGARPGMAFWKIYFPLSLPGVAAAGIMVFVTAIGFFIVPALLGGRRETMITQLIIDQVQQTMNWGFAGAISVLLLLVVLIVFAAYDRLLGLSTMTGASAPRNAAPSRLFAPAQRAGDALLTLLGAISDGILRLLPSRRRDRNPDQAGLGLRAFVWTMLFVISAPIILMIPLSFGTGGLNWPPQGFTLHWYETVLNSPVWTQALLRSLLVGIATGLLAMLIGTPAAFLLVRSDIPGKAAWLAFILSPIVVPRMIIAVGLFYVFARMGLVGSAFGLILGHTVVAVPYVVMTMMAVLRNYDTRLDHAAQSLGARPLATLRYVTFPILGAGMVSSFLFAFATSFDELTIALFATGGLNATLPKQFWDEVTLQVSPAIAAVSTCLFVFMGLLIFVAERLRRRAAAR from the coding sequence TTGGCCGCCCTGCGCACGATATCGCGGAGGCTGGCCTGGACGCGGGCTGCGATGGGTGCGCCGCTCATCCTGCTGCTCGTGCTGTTCCTGGTCTATCCCGTCGGCCAGTTGCTGCTGCTGAGCGTCTACGGCGACAATGGCTTCACGCTTGCCCAATATCGCCAGCTCTTTGCCTCCTCGGTTTATCTCGACGTCCTGCTGATCACCCTGAAGATCTCGCTGGTCACCACGCTCGTCTGCATCGCGACGGGCTATCCGATCGCCTATCTGATCTCGGTCGCCGGCAAGGACCGCAAGACAACGCTTCTGTTCTGGGTGCTGCTGTCGTTCTGGACCAGCTTCCTAGTCCGCGCCTTCGCCTGGATCGTGCTGCTCGGGCGCAACGGCGTCATCAACAAGACGCTGATCTCGCTCGGCATCATCTCCAGTCCCGCGAGCCTGCTCTACAATTTCGGCAGCGTCCTCGTCGGCATGGTGAACGCGCTGCTGCCGCTCGCCGTTCTGACCATGCTCTCCGTGATGGAGAACATCGATCGCACCTTGCCGCGCGCGGCGGCAACCCTCGGGGCACGGCCGGGCATGGCGTTCTGGAAGATCTATTTTCCGCTGTCGCTGCCGGGCGTCGCCGCGGCAGGGATCATGGTGTTCGTCACCGCGATCGGCTTCTTCATCGTGCCGGCGCTGCTCGGCGGGCGCCGCGAGACCATGATCACGCAGCTCATCATCGACCAGGTCCAGCAGACCATGAATTGGGGCTTTGCCGGCGCGATCTCGGTGCTGCTGCTGCTCGTGGTCCTCATCGTCTTTGCGGCCTATGACCGGCTGCTCGGCCTGTCGACCATGACCGGCGCATCCGCGCCGCGCAATGCGGCGCCGTCGCGCTTGTTCGCCCCGGCGCAGAGGGCGGGAGATGCGCTCCTGACGCTGCTCGGTGCGATCTCGGACGGAATCCTCCGCCTGCTGCCGTCACGCCGTCGCGACCGCAATCCAGATCAAGCCGGCCTCGGCTTGCGGGCCTTCGTCTGGACCATGCTGTTCGTCATCAGCGCGCCGATCATTCTGATGATCCCGCTGTCGTTCGGCACCGGCGGCCTCAACTGGCCACCGCAGGGCTTCACCCTGCATTGGTACGAGACGGTGCTGAATTCGCCGGTCTGGACCCAGGCGCTGTTGCGCTCGTTGCTGGTCGGAATCGCCACTGGGCTGCTTGCCATGTTGATCGGCACGCCTGCCGCGTTCCTGCTGGTGCGCAGCGACATTCCCGGCAAGGCGGCGTGGCTCGCCTTCATCCTGTCGCCGATCGTCGTGCCGCGCATGATCATCGCGGTCGGCCTGTTCTACGTCTTCGCGCGCATGGGCCTCGTCGGCAGCGCCTTCGGCCTCATTCTCGGCCATACCGTCGTCGCGGTGCCCTATGTGGTCATGACCATGATGGCCGTGCTGCGCAATTACGACACGCGGCTCGACCATGCCGCGCAGAGTCTCGGCGCGCGCCCGCTTGCAACGTTGCGCTACGTCACCTTCCCGATCCTCGGGGCCGGCATGGTGTCGTCGTTCCTGTTCGCCTTCGCGACCTCGTTCGACGAGCTCACCATCGCGCTGTTTGCCACCGGCGGCCTGAACGCGACGTTGCCGAAGCAGTTCTGGGACGAGGTGACGCTTCAGGTCTCGCCCGCGATCGCCGCCGTCTCGACCTGCCTGTTCGTTTTCATGGGGCTTCTCATCTTCGTCGCCGAACGCCTGCGTCGGCGTGCTGCCGCGAGATAG
- a CDS encoding lytic murein transglycosylase yields the protein MVQTRFLIAAVALLACSATASAQFVPPPARPAAPKAAAPSPRAASCHNGASFDRFLAEVKQQAVAAGVSQRTIAEASPYLVYDQGIVNRDRGQRVFGQLFTEFAGRMAAPYRMQNGQQHIKQYAAAFARAEKEYGVPPAVIAAFWGLESDFGANMGNLPTLKSLVSLAYDCRRSEMFVNETIAALKIIDRGDLTPDEMIGSWAGELGQTQFLPVHYVNYAVDYDGDGRRDLLRSGPDVIGSTANYIANGLKWRRGEPWLEEIKVPQNLPWEQTDLTVQQPRSKWAQLGVTYPDGRPLPNDNLAASVLLPMGRFGPAFMAYANFAAYTEWNNSLIYSTTAGYLASRIAGAAPMRKPAQPVAQLPFNELKQLQQLLVQAGFNVGKVDGVLGQQSRAAVKAMQIKYGLPADSWPTAELLARMRGGTAQAQPAGVVR from the coding sequence ATGGTCCAGACCCGATTTCTGATCGCGGCCGTCGCGCTCCTCGCTTGCTCCGCCACCGCCTCCGCCCAGTTCGTACCTCCGCCCGCAAGGCCTGCGGCGCCCAAGGCCGCCGCGCCCTCGCCGCGCGCGGCCTCGTGCCACAACGGGGCGAGCTTCGATCGCTTCCTTGCAGAGGTGAAGCAACAGGCGGTCGCCGCCGGCGTGTCGCAGCGGACGATCGCGGAGGCCTCGCCCTACCTCGTCTACGACCAGGGCATCGTCAACCGCGACCGCGGCCAGCGCGTGTTCGGCCAGCTCTTCACCGAATTTGCCGGCCGCATGGCCGCGCCCTATCGCATGCAGAACGGCCAGCAGCACATCAAGCAATACGCCGCGGCATTCGCGCGTGCCGAGAAGGAATACGGCGTGCCGCCGGCGGTGATCGCTGCGTTCTGGGGCCTGGAGAGCGACTTCGGCGCCAACATGGGCAATCTGCCGACGCTGAAATCGCTGGTGTCGCTGGCCTATGACTGCCGCCGCTCGGAGATGTTCGTGAACGAGACCATCGCCGCGCTGAAGATCATCGACCGCGGCGATCTTACGCCCGACGAGATGATCGGCTCCTGGGCCGGCGAGCTCGGGCAGACGCAGTTCCTGCCGGTGCATTACGTCAACTACGCCGTCGACTATGACGGCGACGGACGGCGCGATCTGTTGCGCTCGGGCCCCGACGTGATCGGCTCGACCGCGAACTACATCGCCAACGGCCTGAAGTGGCGGCGCGGCGAGCCGTGGCTGGAGGAGATCAAGGTGCCGCAGAATCTGCCGTGGGAGCAGACCGATCTCACCGTGCAGCAGCCGCGCTCGAAATGGGCGCAGCTTGGCGTCACCTATCCCGACGGACGGCCGCTGCCGAACGACAATCTCGCAGCCTCAGTGCTGCTGCCGATGGGACGCTTTGGCCCGGCCTTCATGGCCTATGCGAATTTCGCGGCCTACACCGAGTGGAACAACTCGCTGATCTATTCGACCACCGCGGGCTATCTCGCCTCGCGCATCGCCGGTGCCGCGCCGATGCGAAAACCCGCCCAGCCAGTCGCGCAGCTGCCGTTCAACGAGCTCAAGCAATTGCAGCAGCTTCTGGTCCAGGCCGGCTTCAATGTCGGCAAGGTCGACGGCGTGCTGGGCCAGCAGAGCCGCGCCGCGGTGAAGGCGATGCAGATCAAATACGGCCTGCCGGCGGATTCCTGGCCGACCGCCGAGCTGCTGGCGCGGATGCGCGGCGGCACGGCACAGGCGCAGCCGGCGGGAGTGGTGCGGTAA
- a CDS encoding alkene reductase yields the protein MSRSTKLFETYKLGPITLANRFVMAPLTRNRAVPGTFVPGALAADYYSQRASAGLLITEASQVSQQGQGYQDTPGIYSKEQVAGWRKVTDKVHERGGKIFIQLWHVGRISHVDLQANGAAPVAPSAIRAKGKTFVNGGFADVSEPRALELSEIPGIIDDFKRATKNAIEAGFDGVEIHGANGYLLEQFAKDGANKRTDAYGGSIENRARLMLEVSKAVATEAGADRTGIRISPVTPANDISDSNPQALYDHIVDGLSALKLVYLHVVEGATGGPRDVAPFDYASLRKRFSGAYVANNGYDFDLATKVLDANAADLIAFGKPFISNPDLVERLKQGAALNDWDKNTFYGGGAKGYTDYPALAAAK from the coding sequence ATGAGTCGTTCGACCAAATTGTTTGAGACCTACAAGCTCGGCCCGATCACGCTGGCCAACCGTTTCGTCATGGCGCCGCTGACGCGCAACCGCGCTGTTCCCGGCACGTTCGTACCCGGCGCGCTCGCCGCCGATTATTACAGCCAGCGCGCCTCCGCGGGCCTGCTGATCACCGAGGCGAGCCAGGTCTCGCAACAGGGCCAGGGCTACCAGGACACTCCCGGCATCTACTCCAAGGAGCAGGTCGCGGGATGGCGCAAAGTCACCGACAAGGTGCATGAGCGCGGCGGCAAGATCTTCATCCAGCTCTGGCATGTCGGCCGCATCTCGCATGTCGATCTTCAGGCGAATGGCGCAGCCCCCGTGGCGCCGAGCGCGATCCGCGCCAAGGGCAAGACCTTCGTGAACGGCGGCTTTGCCGACGTGTCCGAGCCGCGCGCGCTCGAGCTTTCCGAGATTCCGGGCATCATCGACGACTTCAAGCGCGCCACGAAGAATGCGATCGAGGCCGGCTTCGACGGCGTCGAGATCCACGGCGCCAACGGCTATCTGCTCGAGCAGTTCGCCAAGGACGGCGCCAACAAGCGCACCGATGCTTACGGTGGTTCGATCGAGAACCGCGCGCGGTTGATGCTGGAAGTCTCCAAGGCCGTCGCGACTGAAGCCGGCGCCGATCGCACCGGCATCCGCATCTCGCCGGTGACGCCGGCCAACGACATCTCGGACTCGAACCCGCAGGCCCTGTACGACCATATCGTCGACGGCCTCAGCGCGCTGAAGCTCGTCTATCTCCACGTCGTCGAGGGCGCCACCGGCGGGCCGCGCGACGTCGCCCCGTTCGACTATGCATCCCTGCGCAAGCGCTTCTCCGGCGCCTACGTCGCCAACAACGGCTACGATTTCGATCTCGCCACCAAGGTGCTGGACGCGAACGCGGCCGACCTCATCGCCTTCGGCAAGCCCTTCATCTCCAACCCCGACCTGGTCGAGCGGTTGAAGCAGGGCGCGGCGCTGAACGACTGGGACAAGAACACGTTCTACGGCGGCGGCGCGAAGGGGTATACGGATTACCCGGCGCTGGCGGCAGCGAAGTAG
- the dapA gene encoding 4-hydroxy-tetrahydrodipicolinate synthase yields the protein MLTANRLRGLFPAIPTPVKADDTIDAGAVSAMFAWLNKQGIDGVVPLGGTGEYGALARAERIKMAGLSVKAMAGKGPVIAGVLDTGFHDALQAGREFAAEGVDGLLVLTPYYTNPTQAGVRDYFLRYADASPVPVLIYEIPYRTRIAIEPKILHELSRHPNIIGMKACNLDMYHFLQVVAGVDESFAVLSGEDSLFPLHLAAGAKGGIIVTACLLPRAWRQIFETATAGKTAEALSLHRGLIPLMNMAFAETNPGPMKAVMDMVGVEAPRMLAPLVQPAPALVASLRAELGRQLAISEGVA from the coding sequence ATGCTCACTGCCAATCGCCTCCGCGGCCTGTTCCCGGCCATTCCGACCCCGGTCAAGGCCGACGACACCATCGATGCCGGCGCGGTCTCGGCCATGTTCGCCTGGCTCAACAAGCAGGGCATCGACGGCGTGGTGCCGCTCGGCGGCACCGGCGAATACGGCGCGCTCGCCCGCGCCGAGCGCATCAAGATGGCTGGCCTCTCGGTGAAGGCGATGGCGGGCAAGGGTCCGGTCATCGCCGGTGTGCTCGACACCGGCTTCCACGATGCCTTGCAGGCCGGCCGTGAATTCGCAGCCGAAGGCGTGGACGGGCTCCTCGTTCTTACGCCATATTATACCAACCCGACTCAGGCCGGCGTTCGCGACTATTTTCTGCGTTATGCCGATGCTTCGCCGGTGCCGGTCCTGATCTACGAGATTCCCTATCGCACCCGGATCGCGATCGAGCCCAAGATCCTGCATGAGCTGTCCAGGCATCCCAACATCATCGGCATGAAGGCCTGCAACCTCGACATGTACCATTTCCTCCAGGTCGTGGCCGGAGTCGACGAGAGCTTTGCGGTGCTGAGCGGCGAGGACAGCCTGTTCCCGCTGCACTTGGCGGCGGGCGCCAAGGGCGGCATCATCGTCACCGCGTGCTTGTTGCCGCGCGCCTGGCGCCAGATCTTCGAAACGGCGACGGCGGGCAAGACGGCGGAGGCGTTGAGCCTGCATCGCGGCCTGATTCCGCTGATGAACATGGCATTTGCCGAGACCAATCCGGGGCCGATGAAGGCGGTGATGGACATGGTCGGTGTCGAGGCGCCGCGCATGCTGGCGCCGCTGGTGCAGCCGGCGCCGGCACTGGTCGCGTCCCTCCGCGCCGAGCTCGGCCGGCAGCTGGCGATCTCGGAGGGCGTCGCATGA
- a CDS encoding ABC transporter ATP-binding protein — protein sequence MVSSSLRIHELCKRYGDFVALAPTNLDVARGEFLTLLGPSGSGKTTLLSLIAGLAHPDEGRILIDDADVTHSPAYERDIGVVFQNYALFPHMTIEDNIAFPLKMRKVTDAEARRRTAEALETVRLPHVAKRYPRELSGGQQQRIALARCIVYRPAIILMDEPLGALDKKLRDQMQLEIKRIHRELGTTIVYVTHDQEEAMTMSDRICLMNAGAIEQLGTPQDLYFRPRSLFVADFLGESNLLSATVRGVDGDGLDIVLAEQAASSRAVGNGSSFAAGEPIKVMVRPQNLVVGGAGGGQLSGRLVDVMISGSLTRLYIAPETAGLPQLVAAHPTRSGSAPYEIGQRLSLGWNAVDAVAIRDGKGI from the coding sequence ATGGTCTCGTCGAGCCTGCGCATTCACGAGTTGTGCAAGCGCTACGGTGACTTCGTCGCGCTGGCGCCGACCAACCTCGACGTCGCGAGGGGCGAATTCCTCACGCTGCTCGGTCCGTCCGGCTCGGGCAAGACGACGCTGCTCAGCCTGATCGCGGGCCTCGCCCATCCCGACGAGGGACGGATCCTGATCGACGACGCCGACGTCACGCATAGCCCGGCCTATGAGCGCGATATCGGCGTCGTCTTCCAGAACTACGCGCTGTTTCCTCACATGACGATCGAGGACAACATCGCCTTTCCCCTGAAGATGCGCAAGGTCACTGACGCCGAAGCGCGCCGGCGCACCGCTGAGGCGCTGGAGACGGTGCGCTTGCCGCACGTGGCAAAGCGCTATCCACGCGAGCTGTCCGGTGGTCAGCAGCAGCGCATCGCCCTGGCGCGCTGCATCGTCTATCGCCCCGCGATCATTCTGATGGACGAGCCGCTCGGTGCGCTGGACAAGAAGCTGCGCGACCAGATGCAGCTCGAGATCAAGCGCATCCATCGCGAGCTCGGCACCACGATCGTCTACGTCACCCACGACCAGGAAGAGGCGATGACCATGTCGGATCGCATCTGCCTGATGAATGCGGGTGCGATCGAGCAGCTCGGCACGCCGCAGGATCTCTACTTCCGGCCGCGCTCGCTGTTCGTTGCCGACTTCCTCGGCGAGTCCAATCTGCTCAGCGCCACCGTGCGCGGCGTCGACGGCGACGGGCTCGACATCGTCCTCGCCGAGCAGGCGGCGTCGTCGCGCGCGGTCGGCAATGGCAGCAGTTTCGCCGCGGGCGAGCCGATCAAGGTCATGGTCCGTCCGCAGAATCTCGTGGTCGGCGGGGCAGGCGGCGGCCAGCTCAGCGGCCGGCTCGTGGACGTGATGATCAGCGGCAGCCTGACGCGGCTCTACATCGCCCCGGAGACGGCGGGCCTGCCGCAGCTCGTCGCAGCGCATCCGACCCGCAGCGGGTCGGCGCCCTATGAGATCGGACAGCGTCTGTCGCTCGGATGGAATGCGGTTGACGCCGTCGCCATCCGCGACGGGAAGGGGATCTGA
- a CDS encoding DUF1993 domain-containing protein — translation MSFYDAVVPAYLQMLNSLMGLLTKAEAHCAAKKIDPSVLLGSRLFPDMLPLSKQIQLVSDFATKGCARLTHSEVPSNPDTEKTFEELKQRLAKTIAYVKSFKPEQFEGAEAKDVTFPSGPDKTTTLKGQQFLSAFSLPNFYFHCATAHGILRHNGVEIGKRDFMGLN, via the coding sequence ATGTCCTTCTACGACGCCGTCGTCCCCGCCTATCTGCAAATGCTGAACAGCCTCATGGGCCTGCTCACCAAGGCCGAGGCACATTGCGCGGCCAAAAAGATCGATCCGAGCGTGCTGCTCGGCTCCCGCCTCTTCCCGGACATGCTGCCGCTGTCGAAGCAAATCCAGCTCGTCAGCGATTTCGCCACCAAGGGCTGCGCGCGACTGACCCACAGCGAGGTGCCCTCCAATCCCGACACCGAAAAGACCTTCGAAGAACTGAAGCAGCGGCTGGCGAAAACCATCGCCTATGTGAAGTCGTTCAAGCCCGAGCAGTTCGAGGGCGCCGAGGCCAAGGACGTCACCTTCCCGAGCGGGCCCGATAAGACCACGACCCTGAAGGGCCAGCAGTTCCTGAGCGCGTTCTCGCTGCCGAACTTCTATTTCCACTGCGCGACCGCCCACGGAATCCTGCGTCACAACGGTGTCGAGATCGGCAAGCGCGATTTCATGGGTTTGAACTGA